The genomic stretch AGGGCTTATTCCATTCGCCTGAGAAATACAGAGAATCGTTGTTATTCCCGAAAACTTCGTTTCCGTGACCGAGAGAACAATATGTAGTCCAGAAAGTAAAGCCTTACAAAGGTCTTTTTATGATACGATATCAGAACGTGAGAGACCTATATATTCTTGTAGAGCTGCTGGCCGTGATGAAGGCCTGTGTTTTCAACCACGGTTTtattgacagaaaaaaaaaaaatgcggagCGTTCAAAGTTGGTAAAACCATGTCTTTTACGGTTAGCGAGGAAATTATCAGtctgagagaaaataaattcgacAAGAATTTATAGGTACAAAAAAGACGAACAATTTGTTGTCTTGCAAAGTAATAAAACCCTGCTAAACCGGCCATTCCTACGATAACGCACGACTTATGCAATACCGCATGTAAATCTTTGAAAGTCTTGTAATATATGCCTCTTGGTATACTGCAAGAGTGTGCGGAACCGAAGTTCAAACGGATGGATACTTTTTGAGAAATGCTATTTTGCATTAAAAACCCGACTTTTTCCCACGGAATTTCTTCATCGTGAGGTTATCGAAGAGCAACAAAACTGGAGAAATATTGATCCCGAATAGTCCTACTGTCATGTACGCTATGAGGCTaaacgatttttcacaattacgTGGGCGTAAAATGACTCTGAGAAAGGGGTACGTTTTTTACTCGTAAACAAGTGGAATTACTCCGCCAATTCTCAGGTGACGGAATCgggtttaaaattattaaaaagctGTCGTTTTTACacgaattggaaaaaaaaaaactgtttgaaGTTAATTAGGgggaaagataattttttttttcaacaattattgCAGCTGCTTTTTTGAACACAGAGAGCTCAAATTTGGGTACAGTATAGACAAAGACTCTGACTAACCggcataaaattttcgaagacaTTACTCATGAACGGACTGTTCGTTTTCGCGCTCAATTCAGGGACAAAATGCGTGGCCGCGTACGGCGACGGAGTGGGGGAAATCCATCGTCGCCTGGAAGGCGCTCGCGCCGGAAGTGGATTCGCGGGTGCAAACTCAACGCACTTGGAATATCTCTTGAACTAACGGACGTATCGAGATGATTTTTCCTCTAATCTGGGCCAACTTTACACGCTGACCGTATATTTGCTATCAACAtctcaaaataaatattttttaagctAGAAATTtgctcattaattttttttttcttctgctcaTATTCAATTGATTCTCGGATTCAACGTGAATGGCCTTCCATCGATGTAAAGTTCCTCAATGACTTTACCGAAACAAAACACTCAATGACAAATATATTGTTTCCGGAGCACGGGGTCATTGAGTTTTGAGGAAAAATCCATAACCCACATTCAGCTAAATTGTGCACATTCAAAAGCCATAGGTTTAGGCATATTCTCGGCCTATATGCTTGTTGAAAAGCCTCACTTTATTGTGAGTGTTTTTACCCATCGATAtagaatctgaaattaaagaaatcaCGGCTTCCGTATTAGCCAAAGGAGAGATGTGCCAATAGTTACGGCGAAAGTAAACACTTCGAGTATTTAGCTCTACTTGTATTGGCGCAGCGACTTGTTCCGTTGGGTGTTGGTGGCAAGCTGATGTCTTGCGCTCAGCGTTGCCAGGTTTTCTAAACCACGAACCGCCACTAGAAGTCAGCCAAATTGCCAGAAATCGCCAACTTCAGAGCCATCTAAAATCacctccttcaaaagttatttgaggttctttgttgatgtttgacctcaaataacttttgaaagaatagatttatcgtaaaatgacatgagaccttttttgtaaaacgtaaaatttcctacaaaaacatgttaaCAAATTTTCCGTACGACGCGTCGCTATCTAGTTatgaaaatcgcaaggagcaagaatcgtttttgccatgttattcttatggaaggtagaaaatcgcgatgaggcacatctaaatatcaatattaaaatctgaaattttcatggtattcctttttcgtcatcttgaacaatatttccagtataccaaaaaaaaaaaatagtcaatttttttgatacagtctaatgtgTATACTAGGAATATTgggatttataaataatgttgaataattaacTATTACATGAGAGTGTgcataaaaacattttttctcaaaactaacCTTTTCCCCAATCGGTGGATTCCCACTTTTTGCGGTATTTAAGTTTGTCTTTTTTGTTCTTGCCCATAAtacatttcaatatttccgATCATCtctatatacttatattcacATTATATATTCacttctttcactttttttttgcttcgttcgactatttttttttcttctgcaatCAGGTAAAGTCTAGATGACCGTCtgcaatacgtataatatacgtgaTTATTGCATTTTACGGATAGTATACGTATTTTAGAGGGTCAACTAGACTTTGTGGTACATGTGATTCTACCTGGGTACCGATACCATGAACAGAAGTCAAACGACTGAAACTGACGAACCACGGGTCACGGGAATCGAGAATCCCCAGGAGTGGAGCCAAGTTGAAAGGGTTGAAGATAACGTTTTCAGTAAGTTACTAGTGACAAAAGCATCGCAAACGCGATTGGATAGCTCctagaaaatttgaagtttaCCAGCGGCGGCGATCAGTAGCACGTTACGCCCGTGctaaaaaattcaatggaaGAGCTGTATCAGCAAAGCAAAGCTAATTTATCAATGTGAAGAGTAACCTGAAACCGCCAAACTAAAATGTCGAGTACGCCAAAATATCGCCAACTCACCAATCACAATATTTAGGCGCTAAACCACCTGCGACATTCGCCAATTTGACGGAAAATCGCCAAAACTAGCAACGCTGCTCCTCGCGCTCCGGTTTTCGGTTAGATCGCTTTGATCGCCGGTGGCGCCCTCTGCGCGCGAAACAGCTCTGTGGCGCGCTCATCTCATTTTGATAGCGTATGTACACGAGCACATTCTTCCAGCATATTTATTGAGGCAACCCCACGCTTTGAATGCGAGCTCTTGGCTGATACGGGTTTCTGCTCTGTCCTTCGGAACTACCCGTTGCACATGACGTCACACTCTGCTCCGCGCCTTCGGGGTGTTTTGTTTGAACCAAGCAAGTATTCAAGCAACCTTCGGGGTGCAACCCCCAGTTTCATGATCGCTCTCGTACTATGGTGTTAGCAACAGTCGTGATATCGTTTCAAAATCAAGAGTCTCGTCCCACGGACTGGCACGTCATAACGTTGACTGCATACGCTGTAACCGCCCATATGCTCGTAAGAAAGATAAAACGTCGGTCGCAGTTGTTCACTGTTCTTTTTGATATATCCATTCAAACGAGTCGTACGCCGAAAATCAAACTACAATGCCTTGAAAGCATctcagttaaaaaaaagtcaacatGAAACTGAATGTACTGTGCCTGCACTTTCGAGTTTGCGCAAATTACTcgaaataattgtattttgaGACCTTGCAACATCTGTCCGAGTATGCGGCATGTATTCTTAAGTGGTCATTCAGTGTAGGGACGTCAAATTTCTGTAATAAAGTTATATATTCAGACAGAATAATTGTTGCTGTCCTTGTTGTACTTGACAGTTGAATAAAATGTgtctaaaaagaaaaaaatgtcctccataattttcatctcgCAATATATTGGTGCGCTAATTGGATCAGTAGTATTGCCACTTCGCGTTCTCATCGCGGCGGTCGGAAGTCGTTGTAACAATGTCAACTATGAATGCTATAACGCATTTCAACTGGCATGACAATTGTCGCTCACTGACAGTTAGTCAGAATCATCGCCGTAtacttacaaaaattaatgaaatccaggtaaaaacatctgaaatgtGAAAACAGCCGCCAAGTTGCCAAAACCACATCGCAATAAAAGTATGGGAACAACTCAGAAATTGCGCGTCTCTGTCGTGAAATCAGGACAGAACTCCAAGCCCCAAGATCTCTCTGCAAGTAGGTATACGTCACAAAGTcggattcatttttcaatattgaatCCATAATTTCCACAATTTGTGTTAGAAAAAAGAGGTCGTGAATTTCACAAGTCCGCTAtattaaaaagttttctaaTCGAATTTGCATAATTCTGCTTCAGGCGACAGCGACGAGTATACTTCTTGATAATCTCtacgtttttttcgaaaaacttgaAAGTTGAGATATCGTGTCAACCAGACCTGAATAGCGGTAACTTCAGGTGGCCATACCAGTGAGATCCTGCCGTCAAAAACGAACCGCATAATTTTCCGTATGACTTTGGAACTTCCGCTCTTATGTGTGAGAAATTTGGAATCATCAAATCAACTttgctataaaaaaaacaattattaaacaaAGTCGTCAAGATGTGACACTATCCCCTTATTACACGGGATCACGCACGGCACGAACAAGTATCATTATTCCCATGAAGAACATGAAGTAGATGTGCCCGCCAAGAACGTAGCTCTTGGAATGATTTTTCGATATCACTACTCAAACAGCGAGGCCCGACTTCACGATGTACCTGGACCTACTTGCTAGGAGATCCTAGAGCTTCGGGGTCTTTCCTGATTCGACGACAGAGCCGGCCGATACCTAAATTGttcttctatttctatttcgacgtagttttggtaacttggcggattttttcacatttcagatgtttttcCCTAAATAAACGTCCGTCACGTTGTCAGAGCAGTGCTTTACTGCCTACTAGTGACGATCGCTCCTGCATGAGGCACATCTACTTTTACCCAAAAATCGGTGGTCAAGCGCGGCCGCATACCTTCGCTTCCGTCGTCCGTCCGAATCGGCTGTTTCCGTGGTCAGCTTCGGGTGGCATCGGTGTCACGTCATCATTTCCCTGTGCGTAATTACTATAATTTGACCGGCAGAGGGCACAGCCGAGTGTTCCGCCGTTCCGTCGTGCACCCAGCTGAGTGTAAGAGCATATTTATCAAcattttatattgaaaattttttctaacatgcatCAGAAGTTGTACCACAATATGGagataaattgaattcaataatATTGCTGATATCGCCgcaaaaaatcacgaaaatatGCCTCTTTCTCGCTCTTTGAACCCTACCCCCCCCCCTACCCCCCTCCGCCCCCGCCCCCCTACCCCATCCTGCCCCTTAATGTTTATTGTGAGGCGATGGGCtagaaaggtgaaaaaaaatcgtacagTTTAGAGAGTAAATTAGAAGAGCAAATTGTGAGTGTGTGGAGGGAGTAGTGCGCCGGATAGCAGTTCTTAGAATGAGGGGAAGTTTTTAGCTGCCAACAGGATGTGCGAGACATTGTTTCGTCTGGCGGAACGAAGTGGCTTCCAGATAAGAGAGACTCATGATTTGTTCTGAGTCCAAAATAGTGATGGGTACGTAACACAACTGTAAAGCGCTAttcagtttttctttccattaaAATTActcatttttgcgaaaattcaaTGTTTCTGATACTATCAGTATGTGTATGACTGAGGTTTTTTTCATCTGAGCATTGATTTCAGCATTAATTTTGTGTCTTGAAATTTCCaagattgttttttcattccaactaGTTTAGAAGAGTTGCGTgctttgtttcttattttaatGTACCACGGTAAGAAGATACCGTTGTCGAACCTTAACTATGTCTTTTGCCTCACTTTTCCCTGAAACACAAACTTCATTCCGATCCTGAAGATAATTGCAACTCAATGGAGATTCACTCATGGTTAGACGTTTCAAAGTACATCGAattccaaaaactttttttcctcggAATTGAGTTCATTTTCCTTAATTCCTTTCACGTGGTTGAATTCTGTTTACCCAATACTACGAGCTAGTTTTCCGAAAGTTTTAATAGACATTCACGAGCATgcaaatgtttttttgttcgCCTGAAAAGATTGGTTTACTCGACATTGACAATTTTGTCATGTGGCCTTTTAAATGGATATTAGGCAGTAtaaactttcaaaatattttagatcGAATTTCAATGTCACACAGCAGCGGCCGTTGCAGCGACAATTTGTGATATTATAGTCTGTGCCAAGTTCACTTATGCGCACTGTAGAAGCATACAAGGAGAGGCGATgaatttgatttcaataaaaatatccaaGTAGCGTTACAAAGAGACCTCGCGGAGAAGAACTTGTGAGGAATATCAAACAACAGTAAGTTGCTTCAAAACCGGGTGCAACCTTTTTTATTTGGTTGCAATAAGTCTCAACATTTCCGTTATTGTTCATTCCAACAATGCACATGACAAATACCTAGTTTTAAGTAATTCAAAGTTCTTAGTCTAGCGTCAGTTAAAAGATTTCGAAAGATCGACccattacacacacacacacacacacacacacacaccgaaAAGCTACAACTAGTGCTAAAATCATTCTAAACTGTTCCGATTGAAACGCGGTTGACTTCAATCTCACATTGCGTGTTGTTTGAATACTCCtttataaataagaaatatgtGACTTCGTTCATATCCACAGGGCTATATGCGGGGAAATTTTTCCATTACTTCATTAGTGCTGAATCGTAATCACTGAAACAAATGTTTGTTTATCATCAAGTAATTAGTCGAAACCGCATATCACGGATGCATATGATCAGCAATCGATCGTGTGTTTGTAATGAGATCCACTGATGGTCGACTTCACGCTTAAACCTCCTTTACATTCATTTTAATCAGGTCATTCTATATGCTAGCGTGGACTCAAATTTGCAACACTTGAACTAACCGCACCCAACCCAACATTATGTACCATAACACCCCCAGTGCTGCTTACAATTACTATGCGGCAAGGTGCAGGTACTTCCCTTCCTCTGATATGGCCAGACCAATCGCAGGAAAGGAGTTATTCATAGATTTAATTATTAGCTCAATCGCTTTGGAACAAGAAAGCTGGTGCTGTCATTCCTCGTCGAACCTCAATAGAGTTTCGCGAGTTCCACCGTGGCATCGACCCATAACTAAATTATaagagaaattagaaaaaacggCTCGGGTCGGAGGAATTGCAATGAAATACAAAGTTAcgattgggactgcgatcgcTGCTACTAAATACTTGAGCATCCCAATTTGGTGTTGGCCACCCCCGGTGCAGGCGAGTAAATGGGTTGTCCGACGGCATAATATTTGTGGTTGGGTAGCACTAGTTCACCTGCTACTTAGTACGTTTTCTATGATTTACAATATGTACTTGAACAGAAGTGACATCGACAGATGCATAAAAGTGTTGGCAGATACGGTAGCCCTTGTGTCGGCATGCCTGAGAATATTAATCTGCAAGAAAGAACGACTTCGTCTTCAGGTGAGGTACAAAGTGCAATGCTTTGCCATTCTTTGTTCtctattattgaaaattcaaaagtatTTGAAACATGTGGGAGAAAGAATTTTCCACAAAATGTTTCAGTTGTGAgattttattgagaaaaaatagataTGATAAATTGACCGAAATCGGTTTCTATTCAACACCCAACCTGACCTGTAAGGTCAGccaaataaattataacgaaTGAGAAAAGATGCGGTAACTTGAGTATCGACGGATTAGTTGAATCGTCATATCGAGGGgtaagaaacaaaataacGCAGCCCGCTGTTTTTCTGATCAGTAGAATAAATCCGCTTTCATTAAGGGGTCTGGCTACATTAGAATGAAAAACTGtcgcattttttgtttttgcattaTCATGAAGCTTAGATCTTGATGTAACACCCCATACCAAATATGAggtcaaaatttagaaaaatgacGGAGTCACAAACAATTTTGCATTTGAACCGCGAACAGCTGGATGTGCGGTATCCACCATTCTAAGGTGAGAAGCATTTTTTTACCAGGTTCCCTTGTCAACCGCTGTGAACATGACATCTTGACGCGGCAAAGCAATCCTGATACTTTCAAGGTATTTTTCTGGAAACCGATTTGACCCTGACTTGCCACCTAGGGGTGTAAACAACATCAGCCCTTTTGTTCTTGATTCGAAGTACCTGTATGGCTCAACTAAAATTCAGGCCATTGAAGtgataaaatagaaatattttgagttttttttttgttgtaaaaatagccacttttctttttgtttctacaACATTTatttgagtatattttaattcttgACTATGAATACTACATGATcctttgaaataaattgttaatATGTTCTAAGAGAAATTTCGGAGAAAAATGTTGAGTAGAGTATTTAGTATGACAATCTTGAAATTAATCTTTATGGTGTACCTTCATGGTAGCGAAATCGTCGGATGCCAAAAAATTGTGAGTTACGCCCTTTTGGTTGTCAGCCCTGAATATAACCTCACTGATAAAGTCTGTTCTCGTTTCAGTATCTTTCTATATGGGCTGCCTTCTCAAAGCACGTTTGGATGACTACGTATTAATCACTGTTTGCACTCAATCTTTCGCAGTCACCGTCCACAGTGGAATTCGGACCCTCAATTACAGACATTTTTGAACAGGTTTTGTTAGCTGAAATGGAAAAGTTCGTAAGGCAAGCTACTGGCAAAGAGGAAGAATTAATTCAGGCCTACGTTGATAGATGTTTGGTTTTACATACGACTGTCTTCGTCAGCTGTATCGCCGgcccaatattttttatcgctgGACCTATTTTCCTGCCACAGCCATTTCCAGGGGATTTTGCTTACCCATTCGAGGTGAAGTCAACTTGGCTTTGGCTCTGCTTGTATATTATGCAGAGTATTTGTGTCCTCCAAGTCGGGAGCATGATCATGGTGGACATTTTGTATGCCATGTTACTGTGGTACGCGGGCTTAAGATTTGAATTACTGAACCTGGAGCTCCAAAAAATAACTAACATGGACGAATTACGCAGCTGTGTGGAAAGTCATCAGAAATTAATCAGGTAATATTCAGTAAAATAAATGTCTATAGAATTCTTTTGAATGGTTTTGTATATTTCTGCGCGGTGGGAGTGCACTATCATTACGATTTCGTATAATCAGGTATTCGAAAAAGTTATAAGGTGAGACCCGTTGTAGGTTGATTTGATTTCAGATACACGGATAAATTGACGGCCAGCACGCGTTTTATGGCCGCAGAAATTAGCAGCGTCGCCATGTTTGCCATCACAACCGCAGGTTTCGTAATTATTCGGGTAAGACTGAGCTTGAAAATCTTCTTTGCTCCGTTAACATTGAGGAAATTGGGTGTCTGATGTTGTTGATTTATATTGTACACTTGGGACGGGAAATGAAATTACAGCGACCCAGTACGTACGACTTGGTAAAGTACGTTTTTTTTGAGACAGCATCGGCAACGGAGctccttttattttcatggCCTGCGGATCATTTGTTAAAAGTCGTGAGTACGaacaaaagaatgaaaataaacgaatcaTTAAAATCGGAGAGCACTTGTTATACGTTCGTATCAGAAGCTAATCTTTCATACTTTATTGTTTCGACACCTAGAGCGAAGGAGTAGGCGCCTCTGTTTTCAACAGCCATTGGATCGGTAAATCACCAACAATGCTTAGAAACATACTGTCGATTATGCAACGATCGCAACAACCAGCTCTTATTTATGTCGATGGGTTAGTTCCAGTATTATCGCTGGCGTTCTATGGATCTGTGAGTTCTCGTATCTTTTGGTGAGATTTTTTCTACTCGATACCGTGTCCTCAAATTATCATGAACTACTATTATCATTTTCAGACTATTTCGGCAAGTTTTTCATACCTCACAACGCTATGTGCACTAGTTGGGGACTAGACACAATGAACTAGGAATGGTTGAATTCCATCCCCAGGGCGTTTTCACGATGCAAAGAGATAATTTCTATTGGTAATTGAAGGTGAATGGAAGCATTCAATTCGTTGGCAATACTTAGTTGATAGATTGCTTAGGTTTAGAAAGTGGAGCAGTGTAGAAAATACTATAAGTTATGTCATAGAATCTGACAAAgcaaaatatattattgcaTTAAATGGAAGACTTTGCCAACTTTGAATTGATCTGCGTCACTTCCTGTATCAGAGTTAATCGTGAAGTATCATctttatgatatttttcaatcgcaGAGTGTTACATTTGCTATCTGTTACAGCACTACCCGTATGAACGTATGAAATTGTTATAATTCGTTCATCTCCCATGTAGcctgtgtgaattttttagtgCTGGAACGTAGACGCACCTTGTTACCATAATCCAACTCATTTATCAATCACGATGTTCGAATGACGAAAAGATCTAGATTTATAAATAACTACTTCTTGATTCATCAATGCACTGCGTTTTATTCAGGAGTTTATAAATGCAATACAGTCGAATACACGCCtatcattaatattattgtcaCGATTCACcaagagaaaacgatgaaATCTGGTAGGTGCAAATTTACTATTGGTCGGTGGAATCGTCACGTGGTCAAACTCGCCCGTGGCAATTGACGAATTGAAATGGTTTGTTATCGTGACTCGTAGCAGTCACCGGTTTGAGGCTTATTAAAAATGAGAGTTCACGATCTCTCCTAAATCACCACATCATCCATCCGAGACCTGCTGAACCTGGATGAATTCGCATCATTCAAACGATTCTCATGAGTTACGTTCAAATGCTCAAGCTTGAGACGGCCAGCCTGCGTGATAAAAAGATAAATCCTTTGTATGCGCAGCCATAGCTCATCTGCTAAGCTTCACCGTTTCTGTC from Diprion similis isolate iyDipSimi1 chromosome 12, iyDipSimi1.1, whole genome shotgun sequence encodes the following:
- the LOC124413026 gene encoding putative odorant receptor 92a, yielding MKYKVTIGTAIAATKYLSIPIWCWPPPVQASKWVVRRHNICGWVALVHLLLSTFSMIYNMYLNRSDIDRCIKVLADTVALVSACLRILICKKERLRLQVLLAEMEKFVRQATGKEEELIQAYVDRCLVLHTTVFVSCIAGPIFFIAGPIFLPQPFPGDFAYPFEVKSTWLWLCLYIMQSICVLQVGSMIMVDILYAMLLWYAGLRFELLNLELQKITNMDELRSCVESHQKLIRYTDKLTASTRFMAAEISSVAMFAITTAGFVIIRRPSTYDLVKYVFFETASATELLLFSWPADHLLKVSEGVGASVFNSHWIGKSPTMLRNILSIMQRSQQPALIYVDGLVPVLSLAFYGSTISASFSYLTTLCALVGD